In Massilia sp. METH4, the genomic window CCGTGGCCGAAGGGCAGGTGCCGCTGGCACGCCTGCAAGACGCGGCGCAGCGCGTGGCCGACACCGCGCGGCGCTTCGGCGCCGGCAAAGGCCAGCCGCTCGACGATGCCGCCGCGACCGAACTGCTGGTCGAAGCGGCAGCCGCCGGCTTCACGCTGGTGCGCAATGAAGGTGCCATGCTGCCGCTCGATCCGGCGAAGCGGCAGCGCATCGCCGTGATCGGCCCGAACGCCAGCGCGCCATGCTTCCAGGGCGGCACCTTCGCCAAGATCGCCGTCAAGCCCGATGCCGTGCTGCCGATCGATGCGCTGCGCGTGCGCTTCGGCGACGCCATCGCCAGCTACACGCCGGGTGTCGATCCGCAGCCGAAGCTGCCGCGCATGCCGGTGCGGCCGGCGCGCGCGCTCGACGATGGCTGCACGCGCGGCATGACGATCGAGTACTTCGACAATGCCGACCTGGCCGGCCGGCCCGTGCTGAGCGAGACGCGCGACACCAATTCGCTGACCTGGTTCCACGGCGTGCATGAAGCCGGCGCCTTCCAGGTCGCGGCGGGCACGCGCGCCAGCGGCCTGTTCACCGCCACCGAAAGCGGCGAGCACCGCTTCCACGTGGGCGGTACCGGCGCCCTGCGCCTGCTGGTCGACGGCGAGGAAGTCTTCCGCCGCGACGAACAGCTGGCGCCGGGCGACGTGATGGGGCGCCTGAAGAGCGGCGATGCCGACAGCGTCGTTATCCCGCTGGAGGGCGGCCGCACGGTGGAAGTCGTCGTCGAGCTGCGTTACACGCCGGCCCGCTGCCAGGGCCTGTGGTACGGCGTGCGCGCGCCCGGCACCGCCGCGGCGATGATGGCTGCCGCCGTGCAGGCAGCCCGCGACGCCGACACCGTCATCCTGGTGGTCGGCGAGACGTCCGATGCCAGCGTGGAGAGCAAGGACCGCGCCGATACCTGCCTGCCGTTCGAGCAGCTTGCCCTGATCGAACGGGTGTGCGCGGCCAATGCGAACACGGTGGTCGTCACCAATGTCGGCCATGCGTTCGACACGCGCTGGGAAACGCAGGCGAGGGCAGTGCTGCACTGCTGGTACCCGGGCCAGGAATTCGGCGCCGCGCTGGCCCAGGTGCTGGCCGGCGACCGCGAACCGGGCGGGCGCATGCCCGTCACGATCGCCCGCGACGATGCCGACTACCCGGCGTTGTCGCTGCGGCCGGACGCGCGGGGCGACCTGCACTACAGCGATGGCGTGCGCGTCGGCTATCGGGGCCTGGCCGCGCGCGGCGTTGCGCCGCGCCAGCCGTTCGGCGGCGGCCGCGGTTATGCCGAGTTCCACCTGCGCGATGCCGCCGTGCGCGAAGCGGCCGGCGGCTGCGAGGTCACCGTCACGCTGCGCAATACCAGCACGCGCGGCGGCGCCGAGGTCGTACAGGTGTACCGCACCGTACCCGAGCTGGCGCTGGTCGGCTACGCCAAGGCGTGGCTGGAGGCAGGCGCGGCGACAAGCGTCGTCATACCCGTTCCGCTGCGCCGCCTGCAAACGTGGCGCGATGGCTGGCGCACGCTGGAGGGGCCGATCCACCTGCTGGTGGGCCATTCCAGCGCCGACCTGCCGCTGTCGGTATCCATCACCATCCAAGGAGACAAATCGTGAACCACACCACCAATGCGGCCCGCGCCAGCGGCCGTGCGCCATTCGTCGTCGGCATCGGCGGCACGACCCGCCCCGGCTCCAGCACCGAATGCGCGCTGCGCGCCGCATTGCGGCATGCGCGGGAGCTGGGCGCCGAGACCCGCCTGTTCGGCGGCGAGGCGCTGGCAGCGCTGCCCGGCTATTCGCCGGAGCAGAGCGAACGCACGGCAGGGCAGCGCGACCTGGTCGAGGCGGTGCGGCGCGCCGACGCCGTGATCTTCGCCTCGCCCGGATACCACGGCGGCGTCTCGGGTCTCGTCAAGAACGCCATCGACCTGCTGGAAGACCTGCGCGCGGACGAGCGCGTGTACCTGGACGGCATGCCGGTCGGCTGCATCGTCACCGCGGCCGGCTGGCAGGGCTGCAATACCACCTTGGCGGCCATGCGCTCGATCGTGCATGCGCTGCGCGGCTGGCCGACGCCGCTGGGCGTGACGCTCAACACGGCCGGCGTGAAGCTGTTCGACGGCGATGGCCAGTGCCTGGAGGCGCAGGTGAGCGCGAGCCTGCGCACCCTGGCCGAACAGGTGGTGGGCGTGCGCAATCCCGCACCCGCGGCAGCATAAAAAACAAGAATTACGGTTCTAAAACCGTGCTATGCTGGATTCCACATGACGCCCGGCCATGACGGGCGCGTGCGGACACAAGAACATTGGAGACAAAACGCATGACCTGCCAGATCCACCCCTGCGCGGCCGGCACGGCCGCGACCCCGCCTCCCGCACCAACTTGCCGTTGATCCACCGGCCCGCGCCGCCACCGGCACGCGGGTCCGCGCAAGCGAATCGATAACGCCAGCTTGTCCGGCCGCTCCGCGCGGCACCGGCAAGGGCGCCGTGCGCCCCGTTGGCCCGCAGTCCCGAAAGAAAGGTGATTCATGACGATCAGTAAAGTGCAGTTCCGCCGGCAGCGGCCGGCCGCCGCGGGCGAAGGCCGCGTCGACAATCCGTCGCGCCGCGACGTGCTGGCCGCGCTGTTGGCAGGCGCGCTGGCTACTGCGTGGACCGGCTCCGCCGCGGGCGCCGCGCTGAAGGCCGCCGGCGCGGCCGCACCGGCGCGGTCCGCCCTGAACGCCGGCGAGATGGCGGTACTCGGCGCCGCCGCGCAGGTGATCATCCCCACGACCGACACGCCCGGCGCGCGCGAAGCGGGCGTGCCGCAGTTCATCGGCGCCCTGTACGCAGGCTGGATGACGGACGCCGAAGCGGCCGCCTTCCGCGGCGGCCTGGCCGGGCTGGACGACAGCGCGCGGCAGCGCTGGCAGCGCGGCTTCGCCGACTGCACGCCGGAGCAGGGCGCCGAACTGCTGCAGGCGCTGCGCGCGGCCAGCCCGTATGGCGGGCGCACGTTCTCGCTGGCCGACCGCATCCTCGACCCGAAGGCGCCGTTCTACCTGCGGCTGCGCGACCTGGTCGTGCTGGGCTACTTCACGTCCGAGACGGGCAGCAACCGCGAGCTGCGCTACATGCCGGTGCCCGGCAAGTTCGAAGCGAATGTCGACATCAAGACCTGGCCCTACCAGGTCGTCATCTGAGGACCATCATGAAGAAGGACATGAGCAAGGGCGCGCAATTCGACGCCATCGTGATCGGCTCGGGCATCACGGGCGGCTGGGCCGCCAAGGAGCTGACCGAGAAGGGGCTGAAGGTGCTGGTACTGGAGCGCGGCGCGAAGGTCGAGCACCAGACGGGATACATCCACGAATTCACGCCGCCGTG contains:
- a CDS encoding gluconate 2-dehydrogenase subunit 3 family protein — its product is MTISKVQFRRQRPAAAGEGRVDNPSRRDVLAALLAGALATAWTGSAAGAALKAAGAAAPARSALNAGEMAVLGAAAQVIIPTTDTPGAREAGVPQFIGALYAGWMTDAEAAAFRGGLAGLDDSARQRWQRGFADCTPEQGAELLQALRAASPYGGRTFSLADRILDPKAPFYLRLRDLVVLGYFTSETGSNRELRYMPVPGKFEANVDIKTWPYQVVI
- a CDS encoding glycoside hydrolase family 3 C-terminal domain-containing protein; its protein translation is MTRELTIDEMATLTAGATMWTTPAILDAGIPSLAMADGPMGVAGARIDERDVSLLTPAPIALGASWDPALVQRVGRLVGGEAIRRNVDLMLAPNLNLARSPLAGRAFEYFSEDPVLTGTLGAAWVQGCQSVGTGAVAKHLVCNDSETERDRMNAVVDERTLREVYLLPFEMAAAAGCAGMLTAYNRVNGQWCAEAGPVVRDIVKDEWRFPGVFMSDWFGTHSTVGSLAGGLDLEMPGPARFLGARSAGAVAEGQVPLARLQDAAQRVADTARRFGAGKGQPLDDAAATELLVEAAAAGFTLVRNEGAMLPLDPAKRQRIAVIGPNASAPCFQGGTFAKIAVKPDAVLPIDALRVRFGDAIASYTPGVDPQPKLPRMPVRPARALDDGCTRGMTIEYFDNADLAGRPVLSETRDTNSLTWFHGVHEAGAFQVAAGTRASGLFTATESGEHRFHVGGTGALRLLVDGEEVFRRDEQLAPGDVMGRLKSGDADSVVIPLEGGRTVEVVVELRYTPARCQGLWYGVRAPGTAAAMMAAAVQAARDADTVILVVGETSDASVESKDRADTCLPFEQLALIERVCAANANTVVVTNVGHAFDTRWETQARAVLHCWYPGQEFGAALAQVLAGDREPGGRMPVTIARDDADYPALSLRPDARGDLHYSDGVRVGYRGLAARGVAPRQPFGGGRGYAEFHLRDAAVREAAGGCEVTVTLRNTSTRGGAEVVQVYRTVPELALVGYAKAWLEAGAATSVVIPVPLRRLQTWRDGWRTLEGPIHLLVGHSSADLPLSVSITIQGDKS
- a CDS encoding NAD(P)H-dependent oxidoreductase; this encodes MNHTTNAARASGRAPFVVGIGGTTRPGSSTECALRAALRHARELGAETRLFGGEALAALPGYSPEQSERTAGQRDLVEAVRRADAVIFASPGYHGGVSGLVKNAIDLLEDLRADERVYLDGMPVGCIVTAAGWQGCNTTLAAMRSIVHALRGWPTPLGVTLNTAGVKLFDGDGQCLEAQVSASLRTLAEQVVGVRNPAPAAA